Proteins encoded in a region of the Bartonella taylorii genome:
- a CDS encoding type IV secretion system protein, which yields MKKRFIITGMITILGMINLAHANSEHGYNRNKVKLHISGGAISYREYPGLSASTDNKNVKIKRPNKPQVKKKPKPPKKSQPAPPTPPAPSAAYSEILQLLKKEEIIELLKKQLALKKEQLSQTEKTYQAITNSQKTAPKTIDFSSFFLKEPESLYKSDKLSRESYQKVLEDENKISEPFDKMGKAISRRLQFASILDKAVSLENFENVENRFKYLKHLLDEIQTKENLKDTADLQAHIDGSLAMIQNEFIKMEMVAHLRNAEQSLIKRKRRELDMKIFNHEKKGMPIIR from the coding sequence ATGAAAAAGAGATTTATTATAACAGGAATGATTACCATTTTGGGAATGATAAATTTGGCACATGCAAATAGCGAACATGGGTATAATAGAAATAAAGTAAAACTCCACATATCAGGAGGAGCTATATCATATCGGGAATATCCTGGCTTGTCAGCTTCAACAGACAATAAAAATGTTAAAATTAAACGTCCTAATAAACCTCAAGTTAAAAAAAAGCCAAAACCACCTAAAAAGTCACAACCTGCTCCACCGACACCACCTGCTCCATCAGCAGCATATTCGGAAATCCTTCAGCTTTTAAAAAAAGAAGAAATTATTGAGCTCTTAAAAAAACAGCTTGCGTTAAAAAAAGAACAACTTTCGCAAACAGAAAAAACCTATCAAGCTATAACAAATAGTCAGAAAACTGCACCTAAAACGATAGACTTTTCTAGTTTTTTTCTCAAAGAACCAGAATCGCTCTATAAAAGTGATAAGCTTTCAAGGGAATCATATCAAAAGGTATTGGAGGACGAAAACAAAATTTCTGAGCCTTTTGATAAAATGGGCAAAGCTATTTCAAGGCGTTTACAATTTGCATCGATACTAGATAAAGCTGTAAGTTTAGAAAATTTTGAAAACGTAGAAAATCGTTTTAAATACCTCAAACATCTATTAGATGAAATTCAAACAAAAGAAAACCTGAAAGATACTGCAGATCTTCAAGCACATATCGATGGTTCATTAGCAATGATCCAAAATGAATTTATAAAGATGGAAATGGTAGCGCATTTACGTAATGCC
- a CDS encoding TrwH protein: protein MKSIILIILITNLLSACVLAPKPKQPSNWNRVPINKTIPAEIKRGDI from the coding sequence ATGAAATCTATCATTCTTATAATTCTGATTACAAACCTTTTATCAGCTTGTGTATTAGCACCAAAGCCAAAGCAACCAAGTAATTGGAACCGTGTGCCTATTAATAAAACAATCCCTGCCGAAATCAAGCGAGGAGATATATGA
- a CDS encoding type IV secretion system protein produces the protein MDFTVFTQLFNKIDQITKTYVTDISSKTIATITPFVSIGITIAFIIYGWLIIRGAIDMPLSGFVNRFLRISIITSIALTAGLYQSEIANLITQMPYELSKALITDPLNDTQLMNLLDTAATKGFQYAGRLFQETVFFEANGLLYSLLGIIILLATSLVVAIGGGLVLLTKIAITLLVGWGPLFIIALLWQPTHRLFEQWIIQIINYTILFLLLATVFNLMMNIFANYLSDMRLDYDQNISAMFGGALILSIISITLLLKLSSVANSLAKGITFGHLWRHRN, from the coding sequence ATGGACTTTACAGTGTTCACGCAACTTTTCAATAAAATTGATCAGATAACAAAAACATATGTCACAGATATTTCCTCAAAAACAATAGCCACAATCACACCCTTTGTATCAATCGGTATCACAATCGCTTTCATCATCTATGGATGGCTCATCATTCGGGGCGCTATAGATATGCCTCTCTCCGGATTTGTAAATCGGTTCCTACGGATAAGTATTATTACCTCAATAGCTCTTACCGCAGGACTGTATCAAAGTGAAATTGCCAATTTGATAACACAAATGCCCTATGAGTTATCAAAAGCGCTCATAACAGATCCACTCAATGATACACAATTAATGAATCTACTGGACACAGCAGCAACCAAAGGATTTCAATATGCAGGACGTCTTTTCCAAGAAACCGTCTTCTTCGAAGCCAATGGACTGCTTTACAGTCTCTTAGGCATCATCATCTTGCTAGCAACAAGCCTCGTAGTAGCAATCGGTGGTGGTCTCGTGCTCCTGACAAAAATCGCTATTACACTTCTCGTAGGATGGGGACCTCTCTTCATCATTGCTTTGCTCTGGCAACCAACTCATCGCCTTTTCGAGCAATGGATAATCCAAATCATCAATTATACAATCCTCTTTCTACTCTTAGCGACTGTATTTAATCTGATGATGAATATCTTTGCAAACTATTTGAGCGATATGAGACTCGATTACGACCAGAATATAAGCGCCATGTTTGGGGGTGCTCTCATCTTGTCCATTATATCCATCACGCTTTTACTCAAACTATCAAGTGTTGCCAATTCTCTCGCAAAAGGAATTACATTTGGACATCTATGGAGACATAGAAACTAG
- a CDS encoding type IV secretion system protein, whose amino-acid sequence MKKLIIIITISAFLGTTNLTRSDTVTKQGGSSKRVIVASGTGLDDLTAARRRQKQPTPPRGRKPPKGSQPPKKLPPTSGNNGNLAPTPPAPSAAYSEILQLLKKEEIIELLKKQLALKKEQLSQTEKTYQAITNSQKTAPKTIDFSSFFLKEPESLYKSDKLSRESYQKVLEDENKISEPFDKMGKAISRRLQFASILDKAVSLENFENVENRFKYLKHLLDEIQTKENLKDTADLQAHIDGSLAMIQNEFIKMEMVAHLRNAEQSLIKRKRRELDMKIFNHEKKGMPIIR is encoded by the coding sequence ATGAAAAAACTGATTATTATCATAACAATTAGTGCTTTTCTTGGAACAACAAACTTAACAAGAAGTGACACTGTTACTAAGCAAGGAGGAAGTAGCAAGCGTGTTATTGTAGCCTCTGGTACGGGGTTAGATGATCTCACTGCAGCAAGGAGACGTCAAAAACAACCAACACCACCAAGAGGCCGCAAGCCACCAAAAGGTTCCCAGCCACCCAAAAAACTTCCACCTACTTCTGGAAATAACGGAAATCTCGCACCGACACCACCTGCTCCATCAGCAGCATATTCGGAAATCCTTCAGCTTTTAAAAAAAGAAGAAATTATTGAGCTCTTAAAAAAACAGCTTGCGTTAAAAAAAGAACAACTTTCGCAAACAGAAAAAACCTATCAAGCTATAACAAATAGTCAGAAAACTGCACCTAAAACGATAGACTTTTCTAGTTTTTTTCTCAAAGAACCAGAATCGCTCTATAAAAGTGATAAGCTTTCAAGGGAATCATATCAAAAGGTATTGGAGGACGAAAACAAAATTTCTGAGCCTTTTGATAAAATGGGCAAAGCTATTTCAAGGCGTTTACAATTTGCATCGATACTAGATAAAGCTGTAAGTTTAGAAAATTTTGAAAACGTAGAAAATCGTTTTAAATACCTCAAACATCTATTAGATGAAATTCAAACAAAAGAAAACCTGAAAGATACTGCAGATCTTCAAGCACATATCGATGGTTCATTAGCAATGATCCAAAATGAATTTATAAAGATGGAAATGGTAGCGCATTTACGTAATGCCGAGCAATCACTTATCAAAAGGAAAAGACGCGAACTTGATATGAAAATTTTTAACCATGAAAAAAAAGGGATGCCTATCATACGATAA
- a CDS encoding type IV secretion system protein produces the protein MDFTVFTQLFNKIDQITKTYVTDISSKTIATITPFVSIGITIAFIIYGWLIIRGAIDMPLSGFVNRFLRISIITSIALTAGLYQSEIANLITQMPYELSKALITDPLNDTQLMNLLDTAATKGFQYAGRLFQETVFFEANGLLYSLLGIIILLATSLVVAIGGGLVLLTKIAITLLVGWGPLFIIALLWQPTHRLFEQWIIQIINYTILFLLLATVFNLMMNIFANYLSDMRLDYDQNISAMFGGALILSIISITLLLKLSSVANSLAKGITFGHLWRHRN, from the coding sequence ATGGACTTTACAGTGTTCACGCAACTTTTCAATAAAATTGATCAGATAACAAAAACATATGTCACAGATATTTCCTCAAAAACAATAGCTACAATCACACCCTTTGTATCAATCGGTATCACAATCGCTTTCATCATCTATGGATGGCTCATCATTCGGGGCGCTATAGATATGCCTCTCTCCGGATTTGTAAATCGGTTCCTACGGATAAGTATTATTACCTCAATAGCTCTTACCGCAGGACTGTATCAAAGTGAAATTGCCAATTTGATAACACAAATGCCCTATGAGTTATCAAAAGCGCTCATAACAGATCCACTTAATGATACACAATTAATGAATCTACTGGACACAGCAGCAACCAAAGGATTTCAATATGCAGGACGTCTTTTCCAAGAAACCGTCTTCTTCGAAGCCAATGGACTGCTTTACAGTCTCTTAGGCATCATCATCTTGCTAGCAACAAGCCTCGTAGTAGCAATCGGTGGTGGTCTCGTGCTCCTGACAAAAATCGCTATTACACTTCTCGTAGGATGGGGACCTCTCTTCATCATTGCTTTGCTCTGGCAACCAACTCATCGCCTTTTCGAGCAATGGATAATCCAAATCATCAATTATACAATCCTCTTTCTACTCTTAGCGACTGTATTTAATCTGATGATGAATATCTTTGCAAACTATTTGAGCGATATGAGACTCGATTACGACCAGAATATAAGCGCCATGTTTGGGGGTGCTCTCATCTTGTCCATTATATCCATCACGCTTTTACTCAAACTATCAAGTGTTGCCAATTCTCTCGCAAAAGGAATTACATTTGGACATCTATGGAGACATAGAAACTAG